In Gadus macrocephalus chromosome 4, ASM3116895v1, the following proteins share a genomic window:
- the LOC132455287 gene encoding zinc finger protein 239-like, with product MSSHSGELRILSVYGQGEGPLAVDGHDTLFAASELEALSSLSADHSVAKSLNCSVRLVRLEELTGHQSGRKGRPGVLCGKVIPNNANMIVHMRTHSGEKPYRCDQGMKCFSLKGTLKTHLRSHSGEKPYSCDLCTKCFSLKDHLKTHMRTHSAEKPYKCDQCTKRFSQTSHLKNHLRTHTGKKPYRCDRCPKCFSLKDPLKRHLRTHSGEKPYVCLQCNASYSDPRTLRVHMLKHTLTRGNVTL from the coding sequence atgtcaagtcacagcggggagctgcgcaTCTTGAGTGtttacggacaaggggagggcccactggcggtggacggccatgacaccctctttgccgcgtcagaactggaggccttgagctcgctgtccgctgaccacagcgtggccaagagcctgaactgcagcgtacggctcgtccgccttgaggagctgactgggcatcagagcggccgcaagggccggcccggtgtcttgtgtggaaaggttattcccaacaatgccaatatgatcgtccacatgaggactcactccggcgagaagccctacaggtgtgaccaaggcatgaagtgcttcagtctgaaaggcaCCCTGAAGACCCACCTGAGGAGTCACTCCGgagagaagccctacagctgtgacctatgcacgaagtgcttcagtctgaaagaccatctgaagacccacatgagaactcactccgccgagaagccctacaagtgtgaccaatgcacaaagcgcttcagtcagacaagccacctgaagaaccacctgaggactcacactggcaagaagccctacaggtgtgaccgatgcccgaagtgcttcagtctgaaagacCCCCTGAAGcgccacctgaggactcactctggggagaagccctacgtgtgtctgcagtgcaacgCCAGCTACAGCGACCCACGTACTTTGCGagtgcacatgctcaagcacactTTGACACGGGGTAACGTGACGCTTTGA